In Streptomyces camelliae, the sequence TGCCGTGGCGCCGCCTAAATCCGCTGGCGGCCAACGCCTCGTCCTGCGACAGTGCGGGAATGGAGTGGAGAGCCGTTTCCGTGGCGGACGTCGACGCCCTCGCCGAACTGCTCGGCCGGGACGAGGAGGCGACGGTCGGTCGCCGCGAGTCCGGCCCCGCCGAGGCGCGCAGCATGCTGGCCGCCCCCGGCCTGGACCTGCCCTCCCGCACGTGGACCGCGTCTGGCCCCGACGGCGGCCTGCTCGGCTTCGCCGCCCTCCACCCCGCGCCTCAGCCGGGCGAGCTGCGTGCCCAGTTGGTCGTCGCCCCGTCCCCGGATGCACCTGCCGTCACCGCGACGCTCCTGGACCGCCTCGACGTCTGGGCCGCCCACGACCTGCCGACCCCTGACACGCCGGTGACGCTGTATCAGCTTCCTGGCTGCTTCCCCCACGACCAACTCCTCAGCCGCGGCTGGACCGTCGCGGACAGCAGCAGCCGCCTCACCGTCGACCTGGACGCCATCCGCCTCCCCGAGCACCCCGCGCCCGCGGTGCGCGCGGCCCGGAACGAGACCGACCTCCGCACCGTCCACTCGGTGCTGAACGAGGCCTTCACCGACGACCCGGAGCACCCCCACCCGGACTTCGACGCCTTCCACCACGCCCAGCGCCGACGCGAGGGCTACAACCCCGACTTGTGGCTCCTCGCCGAACTCGACAGCGTCCCTGCCGGCGCCCTCATCGCCCGCGACCCCGTCGACCGCGCCTGGATCGCCTGGTTCGGCGTCCACCCAGCCCGCCGCCGCCACGGCCTCGGCGCCCAACTCCTCACCACCGCATTCAGCCTCCTCCGCGCCCGCGGCCACCGCACGGTCGGCGTCGACGTGGACACCCACAACACCGGCGCCATGCAGGCCTACACCTCCGCCGGCATGACCCTTCTCGGCGCGGCCGACCAGTGGCGCAGGACCTACGTCTGAACCCGGCGCCCGCCCTGCGTCAGGCAAGGGCGACGTCGCCGGTGGTAGGCCGAGGCGAGAGCCAGAACGATCGGTGGAGATCGCCGGTCAGCGGGCGACTTCCCGGTTCGTCAGGACGAGCAGGGCCCGCACCAGTGCGGTCGCCCACCTCGGGTCGGTGCGGACCTTGCCGAGCACGCGCCAGACACCTCACGTTGCCAACGCTGTCCTTGCCGAAAACCTCATCCGCCCAGGTGGTGAGGCGGTGGGCGGCCTTCACGGAGCTTCGACGATGGATGCTCACGCCGCGGTTGCGCTGAAGCCGATCAGCACTGCAACGTGATCGTCCGTGCTGCTGCGACTGGCCTACATCGGCGTGAGCAACGCGCTCGCGCTGCTGCGCCTACTGCCGCTGAGTGACCGGGACAAGGACATTGAGATCCTGGCCCTGCGGCATCAGATCACGGTGCTGGAGCGGCGACTGGGCACGCGCAGACCGCGGTTCAACGCGGCCGACCGGGCGTTCCTGGCAGCGCTGCTGCACGGGTTGCCGATGGATACGCTGCGCCGGGTGAGGCTGCTTGTGCGCCCGGAGACGGTGCTGCGGTGGCACCGCGACCTGCTCGCACGCCGGCATGCCGCCCAGTCCCGGCCCAAGCGTCCAGGCCGGCCGCGGACCGTGCACTCCATACGCGCCCTCGTACTTCGCCTCGCGCGCGAGAATCCCCGCTGGGGCTACAGGCGCGTGCATGGCGAACTGCTCGTCCTGGGCATCAAGGTCGCCGCCTCCACGGTCTGGGAGATCTTGAGGGAGGCCGGAGTCGATCCAGCGCCCGAACGCGGCGCCAGCACGTGGGGCGGCTTACCAGGCCAGAACCGCGTTGCCTGG encodes:
- a CDS encoding GNAT family N-acetyltransferase encodes the protein MADVDALAELLGRDEEATVGRRESGPAEARSMLAAPGLDLPSRTWTASGPDGGLLGFAALHPAPQPGELRAQLVVAPSPDAPAVTATLLDRLDVWAAHDLPTPDTPVTLYQLPGCFPHDQLLSRGWTVADSSSRLTVDLDAIRLPEHPAPAVRAARNETDLRTVHSVLNEAFTDDPEHPHPDFDAFHHAQRRREGYNPDLWLLAELDSVPAGALIARDPVDRAWIAWFGVHPARRRHGLGAQLLTTAFSLLRARGHRTVGVDVDTHNTGAMQAYTSAGMTLLGAADQWRRTYV